DNA from Prunus persica cultivar Lovell chromosome G6, Prunus_persica_NCBIv2, whole genome shotgun sequence:
TTCAATTTCTGTAACCCCTCCACTAATAGTATTCTATAAACTAGATGAAGAAGCAAATTACATTGTGTAAGTCCtgattttgatggcatattaATGATGACGAACAAATTTTGTAGTTCTAAATTTGTGAGTTCTGACTTACTTCTGTGTAAAAATCTATGGCGCTAGCAAATTCTTTTGCTCGAAATGCAGCATCCCCATTTTTCTTAAAGTTCAATCTTTCTTGCATTTggtctgtccacatttggaAAGAAAGCTGCAAGGTAACTCCAAAGTAAGGGCAGTGCGTTAAACAAACTCAACACAAAAAGTCTGCTCATAAAcgtaaaagaacaaaatttgcTAGGAAACGGGGAAAAcaagttatttttttctcccttGGTAGATGtcacaaaataaaatgcagAAAAATCAGAAATGAAAGATCACTAACTTCAGTTTGAGCCTCCTCATCTTCCTTGTATCCAATCATCAGCAATATTTCATGTATTCTAGCAAGATCTAATCTCGAGCAAGCTTCACCTAGAGGTGACAACACTGTCTGCTTTGGAGGAATATTTCCATGTGGAACACCCATCAAAACGTATGATGGAACCTGCTCCAAAACACCAGCTGAGATGAAATAATTCCTTTTTGGCACTCTCTTTGCAGAGATAATGCAACTTGGGCAAGTCATATTTCGAAAacatatgaaaagaaaatcaaatttttggtTACACTGCCTCGCTTAATCATAACCAATTTCCCACTTAgccaaaaacaaatcaaatttgaAAGCACATAACAAATAAAGTTTGGCATACCTCAGTTTGTTCTTGAAGAGGAACAAGTGCACTCACAATATACTTGAAATTTGGCCTGTTATGAGGTTCATACTGCAAACATTTGGAGGCTAACCGCACCAGCTCAGTACCGTCATCATTTGAGAAATGACCTTCCAAGCATGAGTCCATCAGCATCAAAAAATTCTTGTCGCGTATGAGATCAAGTGCCttgtagaaagaaaaattaaacattatTTGCTAGAAGTTTAACCAGAACCCACAATTGATAACCAATTAGCACTTATTATTAATCAGGAAATGCTGAGAACGAGACACAATCACATAGCCTTATCGTAGAGAACATTTATAATCACAAGTTACATACATGGACCATAAGATGTCAAGCAAAATATCAGGGCAACAATTAATGCATCTCAATCGAACATACGAAGGAAAGGGAAACTCACATGGCTTGGAGGGATATGTCTGCCACTGAGCAGATTAAGCAACAGGGTCCCAAAGCTGTAAACCATACTTTCTGGTATCACTCTTCCTGAACATGTACAGTTAGCTCAACTAAAGACTATCGATCATGTAGATCAACGCGTCAAAAGCTCATGCATGACAAGTATGAGACTGAATTTGAAAACCGTTTTTCCATTGGCTGAAGCAATGATGGTATGAATTACCTGTCCTCAAGAACTCTGGAGGGGCGAAAGCCAAGTTGGGGTAGCTCTTGCCATCTGTGCTATAATTGATAAGGCCAAAGCAAGAGAGTCTGGGATTTCCATCCTGTCAATGAAGTTCTGACTCAATGTAATGTCCAACAAAAGATTAACAAATCGAAAGGGTAAAAGGGTCCAATTAATTACCTGATCAAACATGACTCTATAAGCATTGAGATCATGGTATAATGCCTTCCCTTTGCTGCTGCAGCAGTCTAAAGCTTGTGCCACATACAAAGCCACTCTCATCCTCATTGCCCATGTCATCGGCTGTGTCTCCCCTACACCaaataaaccaatttcatCCCATAAttacttcaacaaaaaaagaattaaaattttctgtTGATCTGTTTCCTCAAACTTAAGAAAGCAGAGGGttgtttaatattattttcatcaaacGCATACCATCATACGATTAACACCGATACGACAAAGCAAAATAAGTTTAGTTGAAGATTTTAGAACTTACACTGGAAAAGGTGCTTAAAGAGAGTTGCATTTGGCATGAACTCAGCCACAAGGAATCTCTCATCGTCCTCAACGCAACACCCGATCAAATTTGCCAAACGCTCGTTGCTTAGCCTCCCCACAGCTCTAGCTTCCTCCTATAAGAGTTGTAACCAAACCCACCACATATAaggtttattcatttttttattttaaaaataataataagtaaatttagtcAACTGCAAATTTACGGACAAGAAATGGGCGGGAATCGGGCCAAGCGGAGAGGGTGTAGCGCTTAACAGCGATCAAACGGCCGTCTTCCAGCTTCCCTTTGTAGACCACATTGGGACCTTTCTCTCCAAGCTCAGAGACAACATTATGGGACGAGAATCCTGACGTGGCAACTCTTAGTTGGTCCAAGCTGAACTCAGGCAGCCAGTACTTCTCGTTTTCCTTCCCAGCCTCTGCATTTcaggaaaccaaaaaaaaagtgtgcAAAACTTTCTCGGGAAAGTAAGGGAAAACaacaatacaaaaaaataataataaaataaaaactcacctATGTCTTCCGAATCATTGAGGTTGGATATGTTATTGGATGGGCGGAAGCAAAGACAGAATCTGGTTCCCATTAATGGATGATGAAGCAAGTCgtagagagacagagagagacagagagcttGAAATTTAAAACATGTGCATGTATCTCGAAAGTTTTGGCTGTTTCTTGTAGACTTTAGTTTCCACCAGTTTCCTGGGTGCTACTAGGAGACTAAGGAGGAGAGAAAGGGGGTTGAAATTCATGGTCACCATTAATATCAAGATATGAAAAGTCGTGTTAATTATACGCATgacaaatgaaatgaaattcgTGTGGGAACGGAGACGCAGCCGAAAGACTCACAAAGTCAACAAGGGAAGCTTCCATTGCATTACTTACTAGCTAGCAAATTACACTTTGAATACGATCATATCTCTTTGCGTTTTATGTGTACAAGTCTCGTCTTCTTCCTCTACCcaaaagttttaaacaaacaaaaaggtcCAAACAAGTCAAGAGGAGGACTTGTCATTCgctttaataataatagtctTCGAGAGCAGGAAATATTAGCAAATAGCTACGTGGGTATCTTTGGGGTTTCCAACCTCATACCACATAGGAATAAACTATTAACCTCATACCCTCGTCAGTAGCTACCTATTCTTTataggaaaatgctaggcacttaaataattaaaagacaACGTGTCTATGTAGCAAAAAAAAGGATATTGACttgtaccccaaaaaaaaaaaaggatattgactaaaaaaagaaaacaaacacaaatgtgttgtaaagaagaaataTGTGGAGTCCACATTTATGGGGCccacaaagaaaattaagcaaaGTATTTGGAGGTTTATCAGCTGCACACTCACGGATGTGTATTGTAGAATCACGGGTGCCATTTAAcatctctataaatagagaaagaagaagagagaaagaaaagaaaaagaagaagagagaaagagataggaaacggaaagaagaaaaagaagaagagagaaagagataggaaacggaaagaagaaaagaaaaagagagaaagagataggaaacggaaagaagaaaaagaagaagagagaaagagataggaaacggaaagaagaaaagaaaaagagagaaagagataggaAACGGAAAGGAGGaaaggaaaggaggaaagaagAGGGTAAgtaagcagagagaaaattcagtgagtcacacatattgtaaacactattgtagtcatattattatatagtgaaaagttactgttgctgctctccgaggacgtaggcgtagccgaacctcgttaaatactgtgtctcatctactttacgtgcagctcaaaattcgcacatatcccaggttattttataacacgttatcagcacgatagtctctccttttatttctgaaatttttccaactcaacactatataatatactatatttatctgtttctctattactaaccattaacaaaaatggacccttggtaatactaaacatattatcagtgggagaccgttactaatactaactttttttttattcggtggtggttttaaccccacatttaattttatttatggtatggtgtaggcttattacccatacggcaatatttatttaaagggtggtgcgggtttatcgtccacgcctttacttttatttaaatatatggagcagaattagtgcccatacaagcacatttactttaccgcacatttaaggtatggtgcgggtttatcgtccataccagcaaattcataacactttacttttatcatcaattaatatacctgaataatgaggacctgaaattcctattaataagtggcttaatattccagatctcgagcctaaagttttggatggcaaatttggcaaaactagagtttgctgccttggacctttccggggacaactatttatcatgggtcctggatgccaaaattcatctacgagtcaatggcctcggacaaacaattgtagatgagaatgatgcttcgcctgaagagaatgcgaaggccatgatctttcttcgccgccacatccatgaagcgctgaagagcgaatatgtggtggttgatgaaccgttggttctgTGGAAAGCTCTAGGTGAAAGATACGATCACCAGAAGACGGTGACTCTCCCAAGAGCTAATACGAATGGACccacttgagatttcaagatttcaagtcagtgtccaagtataactctgctatgcacagaattaccccattaatgaggctatgtggggaaaatatatctgatgaggatatgctcgaaaaaactccgagcacttttcatgcttcaaatgtcctccttcagcagcaatacagacatagcggtttcaagaagtactcggaacttgtatcttgcctcttgttagctgagcagaataatgagctcttatcaaagaatcaccaatctcgcccaacgggctcagcaccacttcctgaaataaatgctGCATCTCAGGAAGTGAATGCCACTTCATCTCGTGGCAGTATCTACAAACGTGAGCGAGGGGGCAAGCGTGGCCACTGGCAAGGAAGTAGAAAAAATCGTGGTGCTCGTTCAGAGGGTTTAGGTCCAAGGAGCGGTCCATCCACGAATGGCAAAAATGCATCCCGTAATAAGGGAAAGGCACAGATGAGCCatgtgcctagaaatgttgaaagcccTTGTCACAGATGTGGTGCAAAGGGACATTGGGTGCGCGCATGTCGTACGCCCAGGCATTTGGTTGATCTCTatcaagcttcacttaagaacaggaaagtggagataaattacattgatcatgctccgccagccacagatggctcatcagaaatatcacgtcagctaaacaagacgcatctagctgtttctgattttgttactgaaaaagggaatgaaggttatgtgtccgaattagattaaattccttaatatactatttgtattagctgaagtgttgtttaaatttcaatccaataaaagtggtaatgttttcttctttattaatccagcttattttacttatttggtgGCATGGATGCAAATTATggatgccctcaaaacaaaggctatggcagagatatttgtctcgcagacagcgcaactactcatacgatccttcaagatcggaagtatttctcaaaattaatgcttacaaaagcaaaggtaacaaccatatcaggtCCTGCAGATCTGATTGAAGGTTCA
Protein-coding regions in this window:
- the LOC18774449 gene encoding probable serine/threonine-protein kinase BSK3; its protein translation is MGTRFCLCFRPSNNISNLNDSEDIEAGKENEKYWLPEFSLDQLRVATSGFSSHNVVSELGEKGPNVVYKGKLEDGRLIAVKRYTLSAWPDSRPFLEEARAVGRLSNERLANLIGCCVEDDERFLVAEFMPNATLFKHLFQWETQPMTWAMRMRVALYVAQALDCCSSKGKALYHDLNAYRVMFDQDGNPRLSCFGLINYSTDGKSYPNLAFAPPEFLRTGRVIPESMVYSFGTLLLNLLSGRHIPPSHALDLIRDKNFLMLMDSCLEGHFSNDDGTELVRLASKCLQYEPHNRPNFKYIVSALVPLQEQTEVPSYVLMGVPHGNIPPKQTVLSPLGEACSRLDLARIHEILLMIGYKEDEEAQTELSFQMWTDQMQERLNFKKNGDAAFRAKEFASAIDFYTEFIDRGSIESGTLFARRCLCYLMSDMAQEALGDAMQALVRHPEWPTAFYLQAAALKSLGLDNDAEQTLKDGSSICQT